Proteins from a genomic interval of Equus quagga isolate Etosha38 chromosome 13, UCLA_HA_Equagga_1.0, whole genome shotgun sequence:
- the BRSK1 gene encoding serine/threonine-protein kinase BRSK1 isoform X2 — MSPRYLVLEHVSGGELFDYLVKKGRLTPKEARKFFRQIVSALDFCHSYSICHRDLKPENLLLDEKNNIRIADFGMASLQVGDSLLETSCGSPHYACPEVIKGEKYDGRRADMWSCGVILFALLVGALPFDDDNLRQLLEKVKRGVFHMPHFIPPDCQSLLRGMIEVEPEKRLSLEQIQKHPWYLGGKHEPDPCLEPAPGRRVAMRSLPSNGELDPDVLESMASLGCFRDRERLHRELRSEEENQEKMIYYLLLDRKERYPSCEDQDLPPRNDVDPPRKRVDSPMLSRHGKRRPERKSMEVLSITDGGGGGSPVPTRRALEMAQHSQRSRSVSGASTGLSSSPLSSPRSPVFSFSPEPGAGDEARGGGSPTSKTQTLPSRGPRGGGAGEQPPPPSARSTPLPGPPGSPRSSGGTPLHSPLHTPRASPTGTPGTTPPPSPGGGVGGAAWRSRLNSIRNSFLGSPRFHRRKMQVPTAEEMSSLTPESSPELAKRSWFGNFISLDKEEQIFLVLKDKPLSSIKADIVHAFLSIPSLSHSVLSQTSFRAEYKASGGPSVFQKPVRFQVDISSSEGPEPSPRRDGSSGGGIYSVTFTLISGPSRRFKRVVETIQAQLLSTHDQPSVQALADEKNGAQTRPAGTPPRSLQPPPGRPDPELTSSPRRVPPKDKKLLATNGTPLP; from the exons ATGTCCCCCAGGTACCTGGTTCTGGAGCACGTCTCTGGAGGTGAGCTGTTCGACTACCTGGTAAAGAAGGGGAGACTGACCCCCAAGGAGGCCCGGAAGTTCTTCCGCCAGATCGTGTCGGCGCTGGACTTCTGCCATAGCTACTCCATCTG CCACAGAGACCTGAAGCCCGAGAACCTGCTTTTGGATGAGAAAAACAACATCCGGATCGCAGACTTCGGGATGGCGTCCCTGCAGGTGGGGGACAGCCTCCTGGAGACCAGCTGTGG GTCCCCCCACTATGCGTGTCCAGAGGTGATTAAG GGGGAAAAGTATGACGGCCGCCGGGCAGACATGTGGAGCTGCGGAGTCATCCTCTTCGCCTTGCTTGTG GGGGCTCTGCCCTTTGATGATGACAACCTCCGCCAGCTGCTGGAGAAGGTGAAACGGGGCGTCTTCCACATGCCCCACTTCATTCCTCCAGACTGCCAGAGCCTCCTGAGGGGGATGATCGAAGTGGAGCCCGAGAAAAGACTCAGT CTGGAGCAAATTCAGAAACATCCCTGGTACCT GGGCGGGAAACACGAGCCGGACCCCtgcctggagccagccccaggccgCCGGGTGGCCATGCGGAGCCTGCCATCAAACGGAGAGCTGGACCCCGACGTCCTGGAGAGCATGGCTTCGCTGGGCTGCTTCAGGGACCGCGAGCGGCTGCACCGCGAGCTGCGCAGCGAGGA GGAGAACCAAGAAAAGATGATCTATTATCTGCTTTTGGATCGAAAGGAACGGTATCCCAGCTGTGAGGACCAGGACCTGCCTCCCCGGAACGATGTTG ACCCACCTCGGAAGCGTGTGGATTCCCCCATGCTGAGCCGTCATGGGAAGCGGCGGCCAGAGCGGAAGTCTATGGAAGTTCTAAGCATCACGGATGGTGGGGGTGGTGGCTCCCCGGTGCCCACCCGACGGGCCCTGGAGATGGCCCAGCACAGCCAGAG ATCCCGTAGTGTCAGTGGAGCCTCGACCGGTCTGTCCTCCAGCCCTCTGAGCAGCCCAAGG AGTCCAGTCTTTTCCTTCTCACCGGAGCCCGGGGCTGGAGATGAGGCTCGGGGCGGGGGCTCCCCGACTTCCAAAACGCAGACGCTGCCTTCTCGGGGCCCCAGGGGTGGGGGCGCCGGGGagcagcccccgccccccagtGCCCGCTCCACACCCCTGCCTGGCCCCCCAGGCTCCCCGCGCTCCTCCGGGGGAACGCCCTTGCACTCGCCCCTGCACAcgccccgggccagccccactgggACCCCAGGGACAACGCCGCCCCCAAGTCCTGGCGGTGGCGTCGGGGGAGCCGCCTGGAGGAGTCGTCTCAACTCCATCCGCAACAGCTTCCTGGGCTCCCCTCGCTTTCACCGACGCAAGATGCAGG TCCCCACCGCCGAGGAGATGTCCAGTTTGACGCCAGAGTCATCTCCAGA GCTGGCAAAACGCTCTTGGTTCGGGAACTTCATCTCCTtggacaaagaagaacaaatattCCTCGTGCTAAAGGACAAACCTCTCAGCAGCATCAAAGCGGACATCGTCCATGCCTTCCTGTCG ATCCCCAGCCTGAGTCACAGTGTGCTGTCACAGACCAGCTTCAGGGCTGAGTACAAGGCCAGCGGTGGCCCCTCCGTCTTCCAGAAGCCTGTCCGCTTCCAGGTGGACATCAGCTCCTCTGAGGGTCCAGAGCCCTCCCCCCGACGGGACGGCAGCAGTGGTGGCGGCATCTACTCTGTCACCTTTACTCTCATCTCTG gTCCCAGCCGTCGGTTCAAGCGAGTGGTGGAGACCATCCAGGCACAGCTGCTGAGCACTCATGACCAGCCCTCCGTGCAGGCCCTGGCAG ACGAGAAGAACGGGGCACAGACCCGGCCTGCCGGTACCCCACCCCGAAGCCTGCAGCCCCCGCCCGGCCGCCCAGACCCAGAGCTGACCAGTTCTCCCCGCCGAGTCCCCCCTAAGGACAAGAAGCTCCTGGCCACCAACGGGACCCCTCTGCCCTGA
- the BRSK1 gene encoding serine/threonine-protein kinase BRSK1 isoform X1 produces MSSGAKEGGGGSPAYHLPHPHPHPPQHAQYVGPYRLEKTLGKGQTGLVKLGVHCITGQKVAIKIVNREKLSESVLMKVEREIAILKLIEHPHVLKLHDVYENKKYLYLVLEHVSGGELFDYLVKKGRLTPKEARKFFRQIVSALDFCHSYSICHRDLKPENLLLDEKNNIRIADFGMASLQVGDSLLETSCGSPHYACPEVIKGEKYDGRRADMWSCGVILFALLVGALPFDDDNLRQLLEKVKRGVFHMPHFIPPDCQSLLRGMIEVEPEKRLSLEQIQKHPWYLGGKHEPDPCLEPAPGRRVAMRSLPSNGELDPDVLESMASLGCFRDRERLHRELRSEEENQEKMIYYLLLDRKERYPSCEDQDLPPRNDVDPPRKRVDSPMLSRHGKRRPERKSMEVLSITDGGGGGSPVPTRRALEMAQHSQRSRSVSGASTGLSSSPLSSPRSPVFSFSPEPGAGDEARGGGSPTSKTQTLPSRGPRGGGAGEQPPPPSARSTPLPGPPGSPRSSGGTPLHSPLHTPRASPTGTPGTTPPPSPGGGVGGAAWRSRLNSIRNSFLGSPRFHRRKMQVPTAEEMSSLTPESSPELAKRSWFGNFISLDKEEQIFLVLKDKPLSSIKADIVHAFLSIPSLSHSVLSQTSFRAEYKASGGPSVFQKPVRFQVDISSSEGPEPSPRRDGSSGGGIYSVTFTLISGPSRRFKRVVETIQAQLLSTHDQPSVQALADEKNGAQTRPAGTPPRSLQPPPGRPDPELTSSPRRVPPKDKKLLATNGTPLP; encoded by the exons ATGTCGTCCGGGGCCAAGGAGGGGGGCGGGGGCTCCCCCGCCTACCACCTCCcgcacccacacccacacccaccccagcACGCCCAATATGTGGGCCCCTATCGGCTGGAAAAGACGCTGGGCAAAGGACAGACAG GGCTAGTTAAACTCGGGGTCCACTGCATCACGGGCCAGAAGGTCGCCATCAAGATCGTGAACCGGGAGAAGCTGTCCGAGTCGGTGCTGATgaag GTGGAGCGGGAGATCGCCATCCTGAAGCTCATTGAACACCCACACGTCCTCAAGCTCCACGACGTCTACGAGAACAAGAAATATTT GTACCTGGTTCTGGAGCACGTCTCTGGAGGTGAGCTGTTCGACTACCTGGTAAAGAAGGGGAGACTGACCCCCAAGGAGGCCCGGAAGTTCTTCCGCCAGATCGTGTCGGCGCTGGACTTCTGCCATAGCTACTCCATCTG CCACAGAGACCTGAAGCCCGAGAACCTGCTTTTGGATGAGAAAAACAACATCCGGATCGCAGACTTCGGGATGGCGTCCCTGCAGGTGGGGGACAGCCTCCTGGAGACCAGCTGTGG GTCCCCCCACTATGCGTGTCCAGAGGTGATTAAG GGGGAAAAGTATGACGGCCGCCGGGCAGACATGTGGAGCTGCGGAGTCATCCTCTTCGCCTTGCTTGTG GGGGCTCTGCCCTTTGATGATGACAACCTCCGCCAGCTGCTGGAGAAGGTGAAACGGGGCGTCTTCCACATGCCCCACTTCATTCCTCCAGACTGCCAGAGCCTCCTGAGGGGGATGATCGAAGTGGAGCCCGAGAAAAGACTCAGT CTGGAGCAAATTCAGAAACATCCCTGGTACCT GGGCGGGAAACACGAGCCGGACCCCtgcctggagccagccccaggccgCCGGGTGGCCATGCGGAGCCTGCCATCAAACGGAGAGCTGGACCCCGACGTCCTGGAGAGCATGGCTTCGCTGGGCTGCTTCAGGGACCGCGAGCGGCTGCACCGCGAGCTGCGCAGCGAGGA GGAGAACCAAGAAAAGATGATCTATTATCTGCTTTTGGATCGAAAGGAACGGTATCCCAGCTGTGAGGACCAGGACCTGCCTCCCCGGAACGATGTTG ACCCACCTCGGAAGCGTGTGGATTCCCCCATGCTGAGCCGTCATGGGAAGCGGCGGCCAGAGCGGAAGTCTATGGAAGTTCTAAGCATCACGGATGGTGGGGGTGGTGGCTCCCCGGTGCCCACCCGACGGGCCCTGGAGATGGCCCAGCACAGCCAGAG ATCCCGTAGTGTCAGTGGAGCCTCGACCGGTCTGTCCTCCAGCCCTCTGAGCAGCCCAAGG AGTCCAGTCTTTTCCTTCTCACCGGAGCCCGGGGCTGGAGATGAGGCTCGGGGCGGGGGCTCCCCGACTTCCAAAACGCAGACGCTGCCTTCTCGGGGCCCCAGGGGTGGGGGCGCCGGGGagcagcccccgccccccagtGCCCGCTCCACACCCCTGCCTGGCCCCCCAGGCTCCCCGCGCTCCTCCGGGGGAACGCCCTTGCACTCGCCCCTGCACAcgccccgggccagccccactgggACCCCAGGGACAACGCCGCCCCCAAGTCCTGGCGGTGGCGTCGGGGGAGCCGCCTGGAGGAGTCGTCTCAACTCCATCCGCAACAGCTTCCTGGGCTCCCCTCGCTTTCACCGACGCAAGATGCAGG TCCCCACCGCCGAGGAGATGTCCAGTTTGACGCCAGAGTCATCTCCAGA GCTGGCAAAACGCTCTTGGTTCGGGAACTTCATCTCCTtggacaaagaagaacaaatattCCTCGTGCTAAAGGACAAACCTCTCAGCAGCATCAAAGCGGACATCGTCCATGCCTTCCTGTCG ATCCCCAGCCTGAGTCACAGTGTGCTGTCACAGACCAGCTTCAGGGCTGAGTACAAGGCCAGCGGTGGCCCCTCCGTCTTCCAGAAGCCTGTCCGCTTCCAGGTGGACATCAGCTCCTCTGAGGGTCCAGAGCCCTCCCCCCGACGGGACGGCAGCAGTGGTGGCGGCATCTACTCTGTCACCTTTACTCTCATCTCTG gTCCCAGCCGTCGGTTCAAGCGAGTGGTGGAGACCATCCAGGCACAGCTGCTGAGCACTCATGACCAGCCCTCCGTGCAGGCCCTGGCAG ACGAGAAGAACGGGGCACAGACCCGGCCTGCCGGTACCCCACCCCGAAGCCTGCAGCCCCCGCCCGGCCGCCCAGACCCAGAGCTGACCAGTTCTCCCCGCCGAGTCCCCCCTAAGGACAAGAAGCTCCTGGCCACCAACGGGACCCCTCTGCCCTGA
- the TMEM150B gene encoding modulator of macroautophagy TMEM150B, which translates to MTPAEPHPVSQPFFPEPLTHSPSPRTESTEGAGTELGMWGYLSLLPVFLAFWAVSGVWTVFALAVVNKAVNLTEGFPYISLCGSYPPQSCIFSQVLNMGAAMAAWICILRYHQLRDLGVGKRLNRLILCSGILCALGTSVVGNFQQKNQQPTHLTGAFFAFFVGSLYFWLQLLVSWRMRTLPQPGAPWIRPLRLGLCSVCTILMVAMVVLHSWPLRSASAACEWAVAMLLFALFGLLAVDFSGLEGCTLCLQPGPSLSPPPASPMSLQVQLSQAL; encoded by the exons ATGACACCCGCTGAGCCCCACCCCGTGTCCCAGCCCTTCTTCCCTGAGCCTCTCACACACAGCCCCAGTCCCAGGACTGAGAGCACTGAGGGAGCTGGGACAG AGCTAGGCATGTGGGGCTACTTGTCCCTGCTGCCTGTCTTCTTGGCCTTCTGGGCTGTCTCTGGCGTCTGGACTGT TTTTGCGCTTGCAGTGGTCAACAAGGCTGTGAACCTCACTGAAGGCTTCCCCTATATCAG TCTCTGTGGATCTTACCCGCCTCAGAGCTGCATCTTCAGCCAGGTGCTCAACATGGGAGCTGCTATGG ccgCCTGGATCTGCATTCTCCGTTACCACCAGCTCCGGGACTTGGGGGTCGGAAAGCGGCTTAACCGACTGATCCTGTGCTCGGGAATCCTCTGTGCCCTGGGCACCTCCGTAGTGGGGAATTTCCAG caaaAGAACCAGCAGCCCACGCACCTGACCGGGGCCTTCTTCGCCTTCTTCGTGGGCAGCCTGTACTTCTGGCTGCAGCTCCTTGTCTCCTGGCGAATGAGgaccctgccccagcctggggcccCCTGGATCAGGCCGCTCCGCCTGGGCCTCTGCAGCGTCTGCACCATCCTCATGGTGGCCA TGGTCGTCCTCCACTCCTGGCCGCTGCGCTCCGCCTCGGCTGCCTGTGAATGGGCCGTGGCCATGCTGCTCTTCGCGCTCTTCGGCCTGTTGGCTGTCGACTTTTCTGGACTGGAAGGCTGCACCTTGTGTCTCCAGCCgggccccagcctcagccccccGCCGGCGTCCCCCATGTCCCTGCAGGTCCAGCTGTCGCAGGCGCTCTGA